One region of Chryseobacterium muglaense genomic DNA includes:
- a CDS encoding type II toxin-antitoxin system RelE/ParE family toxin yields MNIFWTNRAKSDLEILEDFLIDNWGFEVLENFYEILERQISLLENGHLKHQKYEDTDFHRVLITKHNSIIYEISGNQINLLNMINNFRNPDSNYNLITEK; encoded by the coding sequence ATGAATATTTTTTGGACAAATAGAGCCAAATCAGATTTAGAAATCCTTGAAGATTTCCTTATTGATAATTGGGGCTTTGAAGTCTTAGAAAATTTTTATGAAATTTTGGAAAGACAAATCTCTTTGCTTGAAAATGGTCATTTGAAACATCAAAAGTATGAAGATACAGATTTTCACAGAGTATTGATTACCAAGCATAATTCTATTATCTATGAAATTTCCGGAAATCAAATAAATCTTTTAAATATGATTAATAATTTTCGAAATCCTGATTCTAATTATAACTTAATTACAGAAAAGTAG